One genomic region from Microcystis panniformis FACHB-1757 encodes:
- a CDS encoding transposase codes for MWNQYCFVYLAVVCGGRAVPLMWMGLEHGSASLAFEKYEPLLDRAKGYLQGFENVMLLADRGFANQQLIQWLRKNTWHWCLRLPCDTLIYGVRRRGFGYEVRELYPPKRQACFDRNVQVWQEARITAHLALASVPGVKDNWAILSDEPPTLDTFWQYGLRFPIEHLFQGQ; via the coding sequence TTGTGGAATCAATACTGCTTTGTCTATCTAGCGGTGGTCTGCGGGGGGAGAGCCGTCCCCTTGATGTGGATGGGATTAGAACATGGTAGTGCCAGCCTAGCTTTTGAGAAATACGAACCCTTGTTGGACAGAGCCAAAGGCTATCTTCAGGGCTTTGAGAATGTCATGCTGTTAGCCGACCGAGGCTTTGCCAATCAGCAATTAATTCAATGGCTCAGGAAAAATACTTGGCATTGGTGTCTTCGCTTACCTTGCGATACCCTCATTTACGGTGTTCGCCGTCGGGGTTTTGGCTATGAGGTCAGAGAACTCTATCCTCCCAAACGGCAAGCCTGCTTTGATCGCAACGTTCAAGTCTGGCAGGAGGCTAGAATCACTGCTCATCTTGCTTTAGCCTCTGTTCCAGGGGTTAAGGATAATTGGGCAATTCTGAGCGATGAACCTCCTACCCTTGACACCTTCTGGCAGTATGGTCTTCGTTTTCCCATTGAACATCTCTTTCAAGGGCAGTAA
- a CDS encoding IS630 family transposase, giving the protein MINLEFTEEEKNSLYYERFHHPHPRVQLKMEVLWLKSQKIPHQKICQLAGISPNTLLTYLRDEQEGGIEKLKEINFYRPKSELEFQKETLKKYFEKNPPATINEAVYRIEELTGIKRSPTQVRKFLKSMGMKCLKVGSLPSKADPDEQEDYKEKKLEPRLNEAKEGKRAVFFVDAAHFVMGAFLGFVWCFERLFVKSPSGRKRFNVLGALNAITHEVILVTYETYITATQVCELRSKIAALGLMIPITLVLDNARYQKCKIVEELALSLSIELLYLPSYSPNLNLIERLWKLVKKKCLYGKYYENFSDFSSAIYECLNDAHLKHKKELDSLLTLRFQKFNKSQIMNV; this is encoded by the coding sequence ATGATTAACCTAGAATTCACGGAAGAAGAAAAGAACTCACTGTATTATGAAAGATTTCATCATCCCCATCCCCGGGTTCAACTGAAGATGGAAGTTCTCTGGTTAAAAAGCCAAAAGATACCGCACCAAAAAATTTGTCAGTTAGCAGGAATCTCGCCAAATACCTTATTAACCTATCTTCGAGATGAGCAAGAGGGCGGAATAGAAAAATTAAAAGAAATCAACTTCTATCGCCCTAAAAGTGAATTAGAGTTTCAAAAAGAAACCCTCAAAAAATACTTCGAGAAAAATCCACCAGCCACAATAAATGAAGCTGTATATAGGATAGAAGAATTGACGGGAATAAAACGAAGTCCTACCCAAGTGAGAAAATTTTTAAAATCAATGGGAATGAAATGTTTAAAAGTAGGTTCTCTTCCTTCTAAAGCTGACCCAGATGAACAAGAGGACTACAAAGAAAAAAAGCTAGAACCCAGACTAAATGAGGCAAAAGAAGGAAAAAGGGCTGTTTTTTTTGTTGATGCCGCTCACTTCGTCATGGGAGCATTTCTCGGTTTTGTTTGGTGTTTTGAGAGACTTTTTGTTAAGTCACCGAGCGGGCGTAAACGCTTCAATGTTTTAGGAGCATTAAATGCAATAACTCATGAAGTTATTCTGGTAACATATGAAACTTATATTACGGCAACTCAAGTCTGTGAACTCCGCTCAAAAATAGCTGCTTTAGGACTAATGATTCCCATCACTCTAGTCTTAGATAATGCCCGCTATCAAAAATGTAAAATTGTTGAAGAATTGGCTCTTTCTTTGTCAATAGAGCTGCTCTATCTGCCGTCTTATTCACCTAATCTAAATTTAATTGAAAGGCTGTGGAAATTGGTCAAAAAGAAATGTTTATATGGTAAATATTATGAGAACTTTTCTGACTTTTCTTCAGCTATTTATGAATGTCTGAATGATGCCCATCTGAAACATAAAAAAGAACTGGATTCCTTGCTGACTCTACGATTTCAGAAGTTTAATAAATCTCAGATTATGAACGTCTAA